One window of the Periophthalmus magnuspinnatus isolate fPerMag1 chromosome 17, fPerMag1.2.pri, whole genome shotgun sequence genome contains the following:
- the LOC117385176 gene encoding transmembrane 6 superfamily member 2-like, with protein MRLPAELWVFLLSLLAPGVLYIMNNVTVLQEPLPILGMGMVVLGSLLLILLVVQHNTKVDPLFYVFAEFAFICMVGLTNALEQDGYISGFMAFYLKMGEPHLSAAYAVMMSYWEGIVHFILFITIIHRMFKGKSYRSLALLWVGSSIAHQVVHILGVVIGKYGSNIRPAFWRNAPLLLVPFWAGSVLLSRPREMPVVTADKIAAEQRKGLLSRPVDLILSVLLLGAMAFTVFRGLVVLECPLDACFNYIYQFEPYLKDPVGFPRVMMLMYLFYSVPLMVILIYGLTTPGCGWMLDLTIFFAGAMAQAQWCHIGASLHSRTPFTYRVPTDKWWPVISLNVLLAAVPAVLALRCLTSPAYFMKPVPKGQTNNDKKKK; from the exons ATGAGGCTGCCTGCTGAGTTATGGGTTTTTCTGCTGTCTCTGCTGGCACCCGGGGTTTTGTACATCATGAACAATGTCACAGTGCTACAAGA ACCCTTGCCAATTCTGGGAATGGGGATGGTTGTGCTGGGATCACTTCTGCTTATCCTTCTTGTTGTGCAGCATAACACCAAAGTGGACCCTTTGTTCTATG TTTTCGCAGAGTTTGCTTTTATCTGCATGGTGGGCCTCACTAATGCTCTAGAACAGGATGGATACATCTCAGGCTTCATGGCTTTTTACTTGAAAATG GGTGAACCTCACCTGAGTGCTGCTTATGCTGTTATGATGTCCTATTGGGAAGGCATTGTTCacttcatcctcttcatcactATTATTCACCGCATGTTTAAAGG AAAATCTTATCGTAGCCTGGCTCTGCTGTGGGTCGGGTCGTCCATCGCCCATCAGGTTGTCCATATATTAGGAGTGGTCATTG GGAAATATGGATCTAACATCAGACCTGCATTTTGGAGGAATGCTCCCTTATTGTTGGTGCCATTTTGGGCTGGCTCTGTGCTCTTGAGCAGACCTAGAGAGATGCCTGTTGTAACTGCAGATAAG ATTGCGGCAGAACAGAGAAAAGGTTTGCTCTCCCGGCCTGTTGATCTAATCCTGTCTGTTCTGTTACTGGGAGCTATGGCCTTCACTGTTTTTAGGGGtttg GTGGTCTTGGAGTGTCCTTTAGATGCCTGTTTTAACTACATTTACCAGTTTGAACCTTATCTCAAAGACCCAGTGGGTTTCCCCAGGGTAATG ATGCTGATGTACCTGTTCTACTCTGTACCATTGATGGTCATTCTCATTTATGGACTGACCACACCTGGCTGTGGCTGGATGTTAGACTTGACTATCTTCTTTGCTGGAGCCATGGCCCAG gCTCAGTGGTGCCATATCGGAGCATCTCTGCACTCCCGCACTCCCTTCACGTACCGCGTCCCAACAGACAAATGGTGGCCTGTTATCTCCCTGAATGTGCTGCTCGCTGCTGTGCCCGCTGTCCTGGCCCTGCGCTGCCTCACCAGCCCTGCTTATTTTATGAAACCTGTTCCCAAAGGACAAACCAACAATGACAAAAAGAAGAAGTAG